One stretch of Chryseobacterium fluminis DNA includes these proteins:
- a CDS encoding PstS family phosphate ABC transporter substrate-binding protein produces MKSSIKVLSLLIIFSVFFTGCKKEDKSPSYHKGELTILTDESFKSVTGALADGYMINYPETKIKVVTQKEDLGFLDLLNDKARIAVMSKTLSAEEIKAYEEQVDLKFLPAKFAADAVVFIVPKDSPKESISMDEIKNGLQSDDKNFIFDGANSSNINFVAQKLNKAPGALKFSVIAGSENIIEQLAKYPDKIGVIGLNTFSRPYDKISENLRNKVKILPVSDNGEIYTSDAEGLREMKYPFTRVLYFLTNEGNFNIANGFIRYSCTQLGQMIVQKEGLQPYNIYKREVQMR; encoded by the coding sequence ATGAAAAGTAGTATAAAAGTTCTTTCCCTGTTAATCATTTTTAGCGTTTTTTTTACAGGCTGTAAAAAAGAAGATAAATCACCGTCTTATCATAAAGGTGAGCTTACCATTCTTACTGACGAATCTTTTAAGAGCGTTACTGGAGCTTTGGCAGATGGATACATGATTAATTATCCTGAAACAAAAATTAAAGTGGTGACTCAAAAGGAAGATCTGGGTTTTTTAGATCTTCTTAATGATAAAGCACGGATCGCAGTGATGTCGAAAACACTGTCAGCAGAAGAAATTAAAGCCTACGAAGAACAGGTGGATCTGAAATTTCTGCCGGCTAAATTTGCTGCAGATGCTGTTGTGTTTATTGTTCCCAAAGATTCTCCGAAAGAAAGTATTTCCATGGACGAAATTAAAAACGGACTGCAGTCTGATGATAAAAATTTCATCTTTGACGGTGCCAATTCGAGTAATATCAATTTTGTTGCCCAGAAATTAAATAAAGCCCCCGGAGCCCTGAAATTTTCTGTTATCGCGGGAAGTGAAAATATTATTGAACAGTTAGCAAAATATCCTGATAAAATCGGGGTCATCGGACTTAATACGTTCAGCCGTCCGTATGATAAGATTTCTGAAAACCTTAGAAACAAGGTGAAAATTCTTCCGGTTTCAGATAACGGAGAAATATATACTTCAGACGCCGAAGGCCTCAGAGAAATGAAATATCCTTTTACCAGAGTGCTTTATTTTTTAACCAATGAAGGAAACTTTAATATTGCTAATGGCTTCATCAGGTATTCCTGTACTCAGTTAGGACAGATGATCGTTCAAAAGGAAGGTCTTCAGCCTTATAATATTTACAAAAGGGAGGTTCAGATGCGTTAA
- a CDS encoding DUF308 domain-containing protein has protein sequence MMFNWLSLVTGLFYIILGIVVIVYKFFFTILEPTIAYAMGGLLILYGIFRIYRAISKIKDSGDEK, from the coding sequence ATGATGTTCAATTGGTTATCCTTAGTCACAGGATTATTTTATATTATCTTAGGAATTGTAGTTATTGTTTATAAATTCTTTTTTACAATTCTGGAACCAACGATCGCATATGCGATGGGTGGTCTTCTTATTCTTTACGGAATATTCAGAATTTATAGAGCAATTTCAAAAATCAAAGATTCCGGAGATGAAAAGTAG